The Candidatus Hydrogenedens sp. nucleotide sequence TACTGACAATTAACTCCAGTATCGGCATCATACCTCCGCAGGTATGATAAACCACTTTTTGTCCTTGTTTGTGAGCCTCCTCGATTAGTATAGAATCATACGGGGCAACAAATTCTTCAAAAATTTTAGGTGAAATTATGGTGGATGAAGCATCTCCGCCACCTAATTCTAAAATATCATACTTGGCTCCTTTTAGTGATTTTATGGTTGTTATTTTTCTATCCTGAAGAATTTTTAAGGATTCGTGAACCCACATAGGGTCATCATATACTTGTAAAATTAGGTTTTCTATACCAAACATGCACGCCAAATCTTGCCAACATCCTGGTTGTCCAAATATATCAAAACACGGCATAATTGTTCCCCGTACAAGTCCTCGTTCACCATAGGTTTCTGCTGATTGATTTATGTGCATGACATCATAGATAGGCTTTGTCATATATTGAAGCAGGTCAATATCTGATTTTTTTTTAATGGGTCGTTCTAAAAGCCAAATGGTATACTCATTGAACTGCCGAACAGCACTTAATTTACCTTTAGGAGTTTGTATTGTTACTTTTTCTGTTGGATATGTCCCATTCCATGATAGGACTTCAACGTCAATTCGCCACTGGTCTGATATGATAAATCGTTTTTTCTCATCCCAGTACTCATTGAGTTGTGGATTAGGCTTTAAAGGCTCAAGCCACAATATCGGGTCTAAACCAAAATAATCAAAAAATGGCTGGACATCCATCCCATTAAGGTATGTATTCAAGAAATAAGGCATAACATGATGAGTTGTGACAGGCAATCGGTCTGGTTTTTGGAGTGATAATGCCGTTAAAAACCTGTTTTTAGCTGTCATCGTCATAAATAGTACCTTTTGACTTCTAAGTTATAGATTATTCTGAACGAAGGATTTTTATGGCTTGATTAAAGAAAATAGAGTTTAATGGTTTTATAGAATATAACGCTTTACCAGCAGATGTCTTTTCGAGTACAGATAAAATATAAGCGAATGCACGGTATGACAATTTCTCGGGATTTTCTAAAATGAGGTCTGATAAAACACCTCTTTCAACTGCTCTTTGGACCATTCGTTCAAAAGCCGTTTCTGGAGGAAGAACGCGTTGTGGTCGGGGTTTCATATTTATTGCACCAGATTTACACACTGTTGAACACACTCCACATCCTAAACAAAGTGTATCATCTACATCAGCAGTGGATGGTTGATTATCTAACTCCTTTACCTTCTTTAGTTCAATAGCTTGAACTGGACATACCGCTGTACATTTGCCACAACCTTTACATTTCTCTTTGTCAACTGACATAACCCAGTTAGAGGTTTTAATTGCATGTTTAATATTACATGTGCGGATAGCATTAATCAAGGAACAACAACAAGAACAGCAATTGCATAAAAATGTAACTCCCTGCTGGACATTATCTCCAATCTGTACTAATTGATGTTTTTTACAGTTTTCAACAATGTTCATTGCATCCTTGGTGGTAATTTGTTTCGATATTTTCATTTGTATCATTGCATCCGCACCACCATTTATCGAGATGCAAGTTTCTAATGGGTTTGAACATGCCTTACCAAGATGCTGATTATTATGACGGCATGCACATAAGCCA carries:
- a CDS encoding uroporphyrinogen decarboxylase family protein; protein product: MTMTAKNRFLTALSLQKPDRLPVTTHHVMPYFLNTYLNGMDVQPFFDYFGLDPILWLEPLKPNPQLNEYWDEKKRFIISDQWRIDVEVLSWNGTYPTEKVTIQTPKGKLSAVRQFNEYTIWLLERPIKKKSDIDLLQYMTKPIYDVMHINQSAETYGERGLVRGTIMPCFDIFGQPGCWQDLACMFGIENLILQVYDDPMWVHESLKILQDRKITTIKSLKGAKYDILELGGGDASSTIISPKIFEEFVAPYDSILIEEAHKQGQKVVYHTCGGMMPILELIVSMKPDAIETLTPPRMGGDVNLAEAKRRVGDKVCLIGGFDQFHYFINSTEEETRKAVRQCFEQAGEGGGYILSPSDHFFNASLDLICAYADEARKCKYY
- a CDS encoding 4Fe-4S binding protein, which codes for MGHIVNPQREYQLLQKQMDHFITTAPESPILLEILKMLFTPEEANLARQLPTCPTPLSKLSKKLKMEPQALEDKLSELALRGLVVDVKKGQERFFALAPVLGGIFEFIMMRIRDNLPVPQLAELFDQYIKKNQNFIYASFDTKYPFARAFVREESLPDEKEVSTEVLDWERVSKIIETASNVSVGLCACRHNNQHLGKACSNPLETCISINGGADAMIQMKISKQITTKDAMNIVENCKKHQLVQIGDNVQQGVTFLCNCCSCCCSLINAIRTCNIKHAIKTSNWVMSVDKEKCKGCGKCTAVCPVQAIELKKVKELDNQPSTADVDDTLCLGCGVCSTVCKSGAINMKPRPQRVLPPETAFERMVQRAVERGVLSDLILENPEKLSYRAFAYILSVLEKTSAGKALYSIKPLNSIFFNQAIKILRSE